CCCTGGTAGGGGGCCCCCTGGCCCAGCCAGGACTCTTTGTAGCCCCGGAGCTCATTCTCATACTCAAGCCGGATCCTGCAGGCTGCATAACACACCTGAGCCTGAAGAATTGCATCCTGAACTAATAAAGAAGAATACTGGCCAAGGCCTCCCAGACAAGCACGGCGCGAGAGATGCTGGGATGCCTGCAGGAGCTTCCGACAGTCCCCAAGTGCCTCCACAGAGGGAAGCGAGGTTAGGGAGGCAGAAATCTCCCCCAGGAGACTGGCCTTATCTTTAAGCTGCAGGGCAAGCTCCTCCTGAATAGCAGCTAAGACTCCAGAACTCTGGCTGGACAAGGGACAAGCCAGGGAGTCGGCTGGGCCCTGATGACTTGGTGCTTCTACCGGCGGGTGCCCGGCCCAGGACACCTGGTCACCGTCTCTGGTGCCCAGTGGAAGCTGCAGGGCTTCCGAGACCTGCTGCATCACCCTCTCAAAGGCAGGGGTCCGGTAGGCCCCGAGGACCTCCTGCAGCATGCACTTGTGCTGCTGCAGGGCCGCCTGTGTCCCCTGGAGGGTCTCCTGGACGCTCCGGAGCCTGCGGTGTAAGGACTCCCTCATCGAGCACGCGGCGAGACTGAGCTCAGCCCTGACCCATGTGGCATCcgccagggcaggggctggggctggccGGGCACACGGCTGCCTGCCTCCCAAGGCGCTGGCTGCCTCTCCGCCCAGGTGCCGGCTCAGGGACTCGACCTGGCTCCAGAACTCTCCATCCACCAGCACCTTCTTGGCCCAGGCATCTGCTGGGGCCCCCGGACAGACCACAGCACTTTCAGACTCTAGCCGCCACCGATCTGACTGAGAGATCTCCAGGAAGACTTGCGACACGTCCGACGTTGTGTTCCGTAGCGAGTCTGCAATCTGGTCTATGAGGGCGGCTTCCAGAGCTATCTGCTCAGAGAGAAGCTGCAGCTGCTCCTGCTCGCTCAGTGTCAGCATGTGTGGCAACTGCTGGGATGGAGCCTTCTCCTCCTCCGAGAAGCCTGTTTCCCCCGTGGAAGCTGGCTTGGGACGCAGGGCCTGGACAGCACCCACGAGCAGGCTCTCCAGACCAGCCAAGGACCCCGCTCCTGCGTCCCCTGGCAGGGACCGCAGCTGTTCTCGACAGCTCTCCAGGCAAGCCAGGGCCTGGCTGTTCTTCACCTGGAAGTCGCTGAGCTCCCCGACATGGCTCTCGACCGCCTCCGCCCTGGCCTGTCTCTCCTGCTCCAGCTGGGCGGCCAGCGCGGTGACCTGGAGCAGGCTGGCTCGGAGCTGCTCGCAGAGCCGCGCCTCGGTGCTAGCCCATTGCTGGTGTAGCACAAGCAGCGCTTCCTGGCTCTGGCCCTGCTGGCTCTCCAGCCTTGCTGTCACGCCTTTGAGCTTCTCCTCGGTGACGTAGAGCTTGGTCTCCAGGGAGTGGATGATGGACAGGTAAGCGTCCGGGTCACTGGGCATGGGGAGTGAACTGGGGGTAGCCTCCGATGACATACTTTCCTCCGAGGGTGAGCGCTCCTGACTGGTGTCTGAGGACACACTGCTGGCTCCGGTCTTCTCGCACCCGTCAGGGTGGGTGTACTTCTGACACTGGATCGTGGAGAATCGGATTCTTTGCCTTTTAATGCCAGGTGCTCCCTGGTCAGGTTTTGAGGACACTTCCGACCTCAGGGGCACTGTGCTCTCGTCTCTGCTGGGGCTGCTgtcccccagctcctcctcccctgGGGCCACGTCCTCCAGCCCCGAGCAGGGCAGGCCCGGAGGCATGACAGCAGTCTGGCACTGCAGGCCCACACGAGCAAGGCTGTCCTCAACATCCTCCAAAGACTCTGTGGCCACTCGCTGTTCGAtctctccctctgcctggagcttCCCGTCTGCCTCATCTAGGCTGCTCCCCAGGGTGGACGGCCCCAGCACAGCCTGctgcaggccccgcccctccctttCCAGCGCCTTCTCGTGTGCGTCCTGCAGGCGCCGcagctcctcctccttctcttggaGCCTCGTGTGTGCGCCCTGGAGCTGGCCGGCCACTCTCCTGAAGGAGTGCTCCAGGCTCTGGTAGTCAGCCTCCCTTCCCCTCAGCTTCTCCTGCAGTGCAGCTACATCCCCATCGGACAGGGTGACACGGCCCAGCAGCTCTTGGAAGCGCTGTTGCGTCAGGTCGCGCTCATCGCGCAGGCTCTGCACATGCTCGGCCAGCTTCTGGATGCTGGCCTCCTTCATCTCCAGCTGCTCCTCCAGCCGCTGCACTGCCTCGCTGCCCTCGGACCCGGGGCTCAGCTTCTCCTCCTGCAGCGCCTCCACCCGGTGCTCGTGCTCCTGCAGCCGCCCCTCGAAGGCGCGGGCCCTGTCCTCTGCTTCCGCCAGGCTCCGCAGTAGCTCCTGCTTCTCCCGCTCGCAGCTCCCCAGCAGCAGCTCATAGTTCCTCTGCAGTTTCTCCTCCATCAGCCTCTGGGCCCGCTCGCTGGCACCCAGCTGCTGGCTGAGGTCGGTGATGCGCTCCTGCAACTGCTGTACCTCCTTGTGCCGGTCCCGCTGCAGCGCCTGCTGCCGTTCCAGGTCCCGCAGCTCCTGAGTCCTCCCCAGCAGCAGGGCCTCTGCACTCTGGAGCTTTCGCTCGCTGGTGCGCAGCTGGGCGCTGAGCGCGGCCTCGCTCTGCTGCCACTCCTCCAGCTGCTCTCGCACCTTGTCCTTCTCCAGCTTCAGCTCGCCCTGGAGCTTGGCCAGCGCCTGCTCCTTGATGGCAAGCTCGGCGGCAGCGTTGCCCAGCCGCACCTGGAGGCTCCGGATCTCGGCCTCGTGATGCCGGATCGCATCCTTGGCCTCCCCGTAGCTGCGCTTCAGGGCCTGAATCTGCCGTGTGATGAGCTCCTGGCGCTGGCACTGGGCCTCCAGCTCGCCGTGCAGATCCTGGTTGACTCTGTGGAGCCTCTGCCAGGTGCCGGACGGGGAGGTGGCCACTTCGGTCTTAAAAAAACCGATGAAACACGTGTTAGTAACACTCGGCCTCCCAGTTCTGAGTGTCACACCTCTGGCCAGGGTCAACCACAGAAAGGCTCCTTTGTGGGTCTGTCTTTTATCCtttgcacaatttttttttccccatttaaaaaaaactaacaaatcaTCTCAATTTTTTGGTAAGCAGCTGTTTTCAGATAAACAGAAAACATGAACAGTAACATCAAAACAGCTCTAACAGCACAGCTTCTAGGagaaataaaccaaacaaaaCTGAATAATGGAGCAGAGTGGTAAGCAAACGAAGACTGCGGGACGAGAGACTCTGGCAGGAGGCGGGGGCAGGAGCAGAGCAGAGCATCATTTGTTTTGCAAAACAAAAGGCACATGGCTCTAGACCACAAACCCCACAAGAGCGCAGCACCCGACACGCTGCCCCTTCCTTCTGGGACAGGAGAAGGAAGGGCGGCACCGCTGGTGGACGTCAGTGAGGTGACATCCGAGACACTCGTGTGGGAGGTGGCGCCCGTCCTCCACAGTGACAGGAAGAACTAACCTCTACCTGCAAGAAGACAAAACGAGGGGGAACGGAAACCATGGAGAAAAACGTGAGagttaacaaaacaaacaaacctttgTGGAGTTCAAAATAACAAAGTGAAGCgtgcagaaaataaaacaattgaaaCGAAACTCCTCAAACTGAAAGGCAtgcaaaatacacagaactaatTAACGGAGGAAAAAACAAGAACACGAAGGGAGTGAGAACAGCTCAGCCTGAGAACTGGCCTGCCCATGGCTCCCTCGAGGTATGCTGGCGGGGAAGCCACAGGTGTGACACTCAGTTATGTAAGTTAAGAGACAGTCCACGGCCACACGTGCCAGCTCCTCCTCCCGGCTGGCAGCACGGCGCCCACCCGCCACCATTACCGTCCTCACCCGTAACCCTAGAGGCCCTCCTCGCTCACCCAGACTTGAGATCATAAGCACAGTGAAAGCAGAGGAGGTTAAGAATAACCGCCCTCTGACCTGGCAGGGAAGTATTAACATGTCTGGCCTGGGGTCAGACACAGGTGGGTTCTGAGGTTAGCAATGTGCAAAATCTGCTGCCAGTATCTTCTCGGCCTGATGTCGGCAAGCAGCCCAACCGGGGTTTTAAAAGGTGCTCCCCAAACCTGCAGGGTCTCTGCACAGATGTCCCAGAAAGTCCTGGAGTGACATGTGCAGGAAAGAGGGGTGCCCCCATACCAGGTCCCAGGGCCTCAGGGTCTGAACTGGGCATGGCAACAACCATGGCTGAAGGCTGGGAGGAGGGCCCAGGGCACATGGGGCACCTCGGGCTGAGGCCAAAGCCgggaaaaagcaaagcagaaaaaatgTCCACCAGAGGGTGTTGCAGAGGGGGCAGGAGGACAGACTGCCCCGAAGGTCCACCGGACCAAGGAAACCATTGTGCTGCAGTCTGCAAATGCAGAGACGTACCACAGCGACTCGGGCCTGGAGAGTCGGGGGGCCCTCTGGGACCGTGTCTTGGTCTACAGAGACAAGGAACCTGGTGCTGGGGGACGGGGTGCAGGACCTGGCGCCCTCAGCCTTGGATGACGAGACTCGCGTTCTCAGTCCCACCATCCTGCTTTGCTCTTCCTGGAGCTCATCTGTCTGTTACCTCTCACCACCACATATTTGCTAAGGGGGCAGCGGAGTGCCGTACCCCAGAACTGGAGTAGGGCCTGGAGCACTGCAGGACTCGCAGCCCACACCAGCCTGCCCTGCCCAGATGCCCTCCTGCCTGGTGAGACACCTGCGGCTCCCTGAGACCACCTGGTGACTGGCACTCTGACACAGAGACACCTGCGGGAGACGATGGGTCTGGACTCTTGGCTCGGGACTGGGCAGCCATGTTTCCCCCTCAAACCTCAGGCTCGGCAGAGAGTAAGAAGTGGGGCTGCCAGGCGAGTAGACAGTCCCAGGCTGCCCTGTGGGTGGGGCACAGACACGGTCGGGGGAGGGGACCAGTCCTAGCTCTGCCACAGGCTGATCCTAAGGAGGCACTTGCCTGTTCCtcagtttcttctgtaaaatgagactaACACTGTTCTTGTGAAGTTAGAAATGACTTGCAAACATGTGACACTCATTAATAAATGTATGTTGGGCTCTTTGAGAGCTGAAAAGAAAGACAACAGAGTTatcttattaaaaaacaaaaaagccttaGCTGTAGAGGGTTCATCAGATTCTCCCAATGTTACATGAGCAGCAGAAGCACACTGTCCAGAGCACCTGCTCCTGCtacagaggaccctggagccTGGCACTGGTTTTTGCACATTCCTAGCCTGCCTGGGTCCTGCACATGAAGCCCGTGGGTGCCCAGAGGGTGGCAGCCCCTCAGCCCTACCTGCAGCACATAGCCCTCCCGGGCGCTCTGCTCCCGGCCCAGAGCCACCCTCAGCTGGTCCTGCAGCAGTCGGTTCTGTTCCAGAAGGTCTGAGGCTTCCTTCTGGCTCTGCTCCAACTGCAGGCAAAAAGACACACGTGTGAACCGGGACGGCAGCAGCGGTCAGGAGCAGCGCGGCATGGCCCTTGCGGTCCTCCTGGTCCAGCGTGGTGGAGCTCGCCGGCAGGCGCGCTTGTCAGGTCTACACTGCACCAACGGCTCAGCTCAGGCTGTGAGTCAGCACGGGCGCCACTAGCTTCCAGCTGCTGGGGGCTGCACCAGGCCAGGCCCTACAGGAACAAGGACTCCATGCCTGTGTCTGAGGGAAGACTGCCCAGTGGGTCCTTTGGGTGTCCTCAGCATGACCAAAAAGGCCTGTGCTGCTCCAGGCAGGCCTTGTCCAAGGCTCTACCTCAGCTCCTACAGAACCCCCTTCGACCAGCTGGACACGATGGATTTTGTATAAAATCACGTTGGTGAGGATGGGTCCTCAAGAAGCAAGCGGCCCCTCACTGTGGTTCCTAGCAGCTGTGAGTCCAGCCATCACCTCCTGCCCCTTCCAGCTGCAGGCTGTGCTGACTGGCACAAGGACCTTCGTATCAAACCCTGCTGTCTGAAACAGTCTCAGAGTCTAGTGTGTGTGGCCTGCTGACCTGCAGTCCAGCTGTTTAGAGCAATCTGATTTTGGACTGTTAATTTACTGTGTTTTGCCTCTATTATTGTATTAACAGTCATAGAAAAATGttgatgctagtggtaaatacCAGCCTCATGAATCTAACAAAATAAGACGAGAAGTGAAGGCAGGCCAAGGGCCCAGCCTATGGTTTCATCAGACCCCAAAGTAAAGAGCACATCGGAATCAGCAGGCAGGCCGGCCATTTACACCCCTCCGGGCTTACCCAGGGTGCAAGGCTGCTGTGCCCACACAGGAGCCTGCCTGTTCACTGTCCTCTCCGCCAGTGTGCCCCAGAAACAGGGCAGGTGAAACACACACCCCACCTCTGGCACCGCTGGCTCTCAATGGCAGTACCCACCCCTCTTGTCTATGAAAAAGCCTGGTGTGCACCTCCCCCTGACCCAGCCCTCCCCCCAGTACTTATCTGGGACCTGTCTGTGTGCCTGGTTTGCTGAGGGATCTACAAGCCCTTGGGCCTAGGCCCATGGCTCCTACACTGTTGGGCACAGAGGGGGCCAAGGAAGGGGGCTGCATGGAGTCAGCCAGCCTGCCCACCCGTCCTGGCCGCTACCTCCTTCTCCAGCAGCGAGGTCAGCTCGGGCGTGGAGAGTCGGTCGCTGCCGTCTTCAGAGGACAGGTGCAGGGGGGCAATGggcacctgcttctcctcccggAGGGGGGTGGTCTCCACCTGATGCCAGCGCTGCTCGATCTCCACATGCACATTTTGGGTCCTGAGCTCCGCAGCTGAGGGCGGCCCCATGCCCCGGTCAATCTCCATGCGCAGGGCCACATCGTCTGCACTGGGCCCCTCCACGTCAGGCGTCCCAAAGCGCTTGCGCCGCTCCTCCCGCCGACGTGCGCGCTCCCGCTCCAGCTCCCCGGGCTCCACCTCGGCCCGAGGGCCACCGGCCCTCTCCTGGGCCAAGGCCTGCTGGATAGGGCGGAACTCGGCCCAGTCGAAGGTCTTGGAGCGGCCCTCGCGCCTGCGCTCACGTGCACGGCTCCTCCTCTGCTCAGGGTCGGGCTCCCCAAGCTCCCCGTCCTGCTTCTCCAGCGGCCTCGTCTCTGAGGGGGAGCTGCTCCGGGCCTT
The DNA window shown above is from Bos javanicus breed banteng chromosome 19, ARS-OSU_banteng_1.0, whole genome shotgun sequence and carries:
- the MPRIP gene encoding myosin phosphatase Rho-interacting protein isoform X7; its protein translation is MSAAKENPCRKFQANIFNKSKCQNCFKPRESHLLNDEDLTQAKPIYGGWLLLAPDGTDFDNPVHRSRKWQRRFFILYEHGLLRYALDEMPTTLPQGTINMNQCTDVVDGEGRTGQKFSLCILTPEKEHFIRAETKEIISGWLEMLTVYPRTNKQNQKKKRKVEPPTPQEPGPAKMAVTSSSSSIPSAEKVPTTKSTLWQEEMRAKDQPDGSSPSPAQSPSQGQPPAASTLREPGLEGRDACRTRGGSRPSTSLVPRLPEESTTSGDRVDCGRKVRVESGYFSLEKTKQDVKAEEQQLPPPLSPPSPGAPTNRRSQVIEKFEALDTEKAEHMETNLSTGPSASSDTRQGRSEKRAFPRKRDLPSEAPLPDASASPLSPHRRAKSLDRRSTESSLTPDLLNFKKGWLTKQYEDGQWKKHWFVLADQSLRFYRDSVAEEAADLDGEIDLSTCCDVTEYPVQRNYGFQIHTKEGAFTLSAMTSGIRRNWIQTIMKHVHPTSAPDVTSSLPQVKARSSSPSETRPLEKQDGELGEPDPEQRRSRARERRREGRSKTFDWAEFRPIQQALAQERAGGPRAEVEPGELERERARRREERRKRFGTPDVEGPSADDVALRMEIDRGMGPPSAAELRTQNVHVEIEQRWHQVETTPLREEKQVPIAPLHLSSEDGSDRLSTPELTSLLEKELEQSQKEASDLLEQNRLLQDQLRVALGREQSAREGYVLQTEVATSPSGTWQRLHRVNQDLHGELEAQCQRQELITRQIQALKRSYGEAKDAIRHHEAEIRSLQVRLGNAAAELAIKEQALAKLQGELKLEKDKVREQLEEWQQSEAALSAQLRTSERKLQSAEALLLGRTQELRDLERQQALQRDRHKEVQQLQERITDLSQQLGASERAQRLMEEKLQRNYELLLGSCEREKQELLRSLAEAEDRARAFEGRLQEHEHRVEALQEEKLSPGSEGSEAVQRLEEQLEMKEASIQKLAEHVQSLRDERDLTQQRFQELLGRVTLSDGDVAALQEKLRGREADYQSLEHSFRRVAGQLQGAHTRLQEKEEELRRLQDAHEKALEREGRGLQQAVLGPSTLGSSLDEADGKLQAEGEIEQRVATESLEDVEDSLARVGLQCQTAVMPPGLPCSGLEDVAPGEEELGDSSPSRDESTVPLRSEVSSKPDQGAPGIKRQRIRFSTIQCQKYTHPDGCEKTGASSVSSDTSQERSPSEESMSSEATPSSLPMPSDPDAYLSIIHSLETKLYVTEEKLKGVTARLESQQGQSQEALLVLHQQWASTEARLCEQLRASLLQVTALAAQLEQERQARAEAVESHVGELSDFQVKNSQALACLESCREQLRSLPGDAGAGSLAGLESLLVGAVQALRPKPASTGETGFSEEEKAPSQQLPHMLTLSEQEQLQLLSEQIALEAALIDQIADSLRNTTSDVSQVFLEISQSDRWRLESESAVVCPGAPADAWAKKVLVDGEFWSQVESLSRHLGGEAASALGGRQPCARPAPAPALADATWVRAELSLAACSMRESLHRRLRSVQETLQGTQAALQQHKCMLQEVLGAYRTPAFERVMQQVSEALQLPLGTRDGDQVSWAGHPPVEAPSHQGPADSLACPLSSQSSGVLAAIQEELALQLKDKASLLGEISASLTSLPSVEALGDCRKLLQASQHLSRRACLGGLGQYSSLLVQDAILQAQVCYAACRIRLEYENELRGYKESWLGQGAPYQGHEQALGALQGESELLRKQKGEYLDEIAFTQRENVELQTKVTQLDQQQRHLELVHGEHCASLAAPPEQSKEEVVPVEGLLRAACGGVWGQPEAGARAEQDLGGRPVEQVQALEARFQLKVRELQTIHEEELRALQEHYSQTLRCLQETLCHYQSHPPCGSLAEGEGEAESVARLRERVRELEAQVDVLREELEHQDPAGGVVSLQEERQRDLESLKATCERGFAAMEETHQKKIEDLQRQHQRELEKLREEKDRLLAEETAATISAIEAMKNAHREEMERELEKSQRSQISSVNADVEALRRQYLEELQSVQRELEVLSEQYSQKCLENAHLAQALEAERQALRQCQRENQELNAHNQELNNRLAAEISRLRTLLTGDAGGEAAGSPLTQGKDAYELEVLLRVKESEIQYLKQEISSLKDELQTALRDKKYASDKYKDIYTELSIVRAKADCDVSRLKEQLKAATEALGEKSPENPPVSGYDIMKSKSNPDFLKTDRSCVGRQLRGLRSKSLKEGLTVQDRLKLFESRDLERD